The sequence TCAACAGCATAAAAGGAGTGAAAGTAATGGGGACACGCAAACCTGAGGATATTCGCAGCATAGCGCTCATTTCACACGGGGGCGCGGGAAAGACTACTCTTAACGAGGCTTTTCTTTTTGACGCCGGCTTGATTTCGCGCATGGGCAGAATCGAGGACAAAAACACCGTTTCCGACTTTGATTCGGAAGAACAGAAACGCGGCATTTCTATCAGCACATCGCTTTCGACTATTCCCTATAAAAATAAAACTTTATATATACTCGACACGCCGGGCTTCGCGGACTTCGTCGGAGAGCAGCGCTGTGCGATGCGCGTGGCCGACGGCGCCGTCGTTCTCGTAAACGCTACCGCCGGTGTCGAAGTCCAGACCCAGAGCGTCTGGGAGTTCGCGCAGTATTACGAGACTCCGGCGTGCTTCTTCATAAGCAAACTCGACAGAGAAAATACGGATTTTGACGACGTCGTCGCCGACATCCAGGAGAACATTTCAAAGAACGCCGTACCGCTCTACCTGCCAGTCGGAAACCAGCTGAACTTCAAAGGCGTCGTCAACGTCCTTACAAAGAAAGCATATATGTACAAGGGCGACGGCGGCAAGGAATTTACCGAAGGCGACGTTCCCGCCGACATGGCGGACGCCGTCGAAGCCGCGCGCGAAGCCCTCATCGAACGCGCGGTGGAGGCCGACGACGAAATTATGATGCGCTACCTCGACGGCGAAGAGATTTCTCTCGACGAACTTCTCGCCGTACTCCGCAAGGCCGTCTGCGCGCGCCAGCTCTTCCCCATCATCCCGGGCTCGGGCTCGGCTAATATCGGCGTTACTCAGCTGATGGATCTTATAGCAGATTACATGCCGTCGCCGAAGGATATGCTGAACCGCACCGCGCTCAAAGGAGAAGAGGTCGTCAACGTCCCGCCCGACGAAGACGGCCCCTTCCTCGGCTTCGTCTTCAAGGTCATGGTCGACCCGTACGTGGGAAAGCTTTCCTTCGTAAAGGTCTTCTCCGGCAAGCTGACGAGCGACCAGAGCGTTTACAACGTCACCGAAGAGCAGGAAGAGCGCATCAGCTCCTTCCGCTTCATGAGAGGCAAGGAGAGCGTCGAAGGCAAGGAGATCGTCTTAGGCGACATCGTAGCCATCCCCAAGCTTGAAAGCACGATAGCGGGAGACACGCTCGGCACGAAGGGCGAAACGCTGCAGTTCCGCCCGATTCAGTTCCCGAAGCCCGTCTACAGCGTCGCCGTAATGCCAAAGAGCCGCGCCGACGAAGACAAGCTCGGCAACGCGATAGCGAAGATGTTGAAGGAAGACCGCACTCTGTCGTTCGTCAAAGACCCGAAGACGAACGACGCGGTCCTCTCGGGAATGGGGGACATGCATCTCGACATCATGCTCTCGAAGATCAAAGAGCGCTACAAGGTGGACCTTGACACGCGCCTGCCTAAGGTCCCCTACCGTGAGACGATCAGGAAAAAGGCAAGTGCGCAGGGCAAGCATAAGAAGCAGTCAGGAGGACGCGGACAGTACGGCGACGTCTGGTTCGAGCTCGCGCCGCTCGAAAAGAACGCGGGCATAGAGTTCATCGACAGAGTCGTCGGCGGCGCGGTCCCCAAGAACTACATCCCGGCCGCGGAAAAGGGGCTGCGCGAGGCCGCAGCGCGCGGCTACCTCGCCGGATATCCCGCGACGGATTTCTCCTGCGCGATTTTCGACGGCTCCTATCACGAAGTCGACTCCTCGGAAATGGCGTTCAAGATCGCCGCCTCTCTCGCCTTCAAAAACTGCATGGAGAAGGCTAACCCGGTCATCATGGAGCCGGTGATGAACGTCGAGGTCACGGTCCCCGAGGAATGCCTCGGCGACGTAATGGGAGACTTCAACAGCCGCCGCGGCCGCATCATGGGTATCGACAGCGAGGGCAAGCTGCAAATCGTGAAGGCGCAGTGCCCGCTCTCCGAGATGTTCCGCTACGCGATAATACTTCGTTCGATGACGTCGGGACGCGGTTCTTTCTCGATGGAATACAGCCACTATGAGGAGCTGCCCCCCGATATAGAGAAGAAGGTCATCGAGCAGGCGGCTCAGGAGCGCAAGGAAGAGGAAGAATAATTTTCCGCATGACAACCGAAGGGCGCTCTCCACGGAGGGCGCCCTTTTTAATTCTCGGTCAATGCGAGTAGAGTGTGAACGATGTCGAAAAAAAACGCGCAGATATTTTTGATCTTCATCGCCTATTACAGCATCAGCTGCCTATCCAACGCCTATTTCCTCTTCGGCCCCTTCTATGAAAAGCTGGGCGCGACGCCGCGCGAGGTCGGGCTTTTCTTCAGCGTTTTTTATCTCGTCATGCTTTTATGCCGGCCTCTCGGCAGCGCGGTGATGGAGAGGCTCGACATAAGGCGCACAATGATCGCAAGCGCCGTTATGAGCGCGGCGGCGACAGCCGGCGTCGCCCTTTCGCTCGGCAACGCGACGTTGCTCATCTTCTTCCGCGCGCTGACGGGGGTGGGCGTCAGCGTGATGATCGTCGCAAACATCGCCGCGCAGTCGATACTGCTCGACGACGAGAAGACGCGCGGCGTCGGCATCGCACTATTCACGACCGGCTCGATGTTTCCCATCGCCACCGCGGTGCCTCTCTGCGAATGGTTCCTCTCGCGCGGCTGGGACGGCGCGTTCATCTGGACTCCCGTAGTATTTTCCCTGCTCTGCGCAGGCGCCTCTTTCTTCGTCGAGGATCTCAAATACAGCGCGAAGAGCGGCAAAGAATGGGGCGGCTATTCGGATCTGTTCAAGAGCCGCGGCGTCATGCTGCTGCTCGCCACAGCGGCCGTAATGTCCCTTGCCGACACTATGACTCTTTCTCTCGCTTCGCTCGCCGAGGAGCTGGGGGTCGCCGCCTCCTGCTTCATGGTCGCCGAAGCAATATCCGCGGTCTTCATCCGCACCGCCGGCTTCCGCTTCGTATCGCGCGTCCCGCGCACGAAGTTAGCCGCCCCCGCGGCGGCCCTGATGGGCTTCATACTCGTCGCGGTCTCATTCAGCGGCTCCCCTATAACCTTCGCTATATGCGGCCTCCTCTTCGGCTTCGGCATAGGGGTAGGGTTCCCTACGGCGCTGTCGCTCGTCGGCGACATGCTGCCGATGCGCTATTACCCTAAAGCTACGGGGCTCGTGCTGCTCGTTATAGATATAGGCTGGATGGCCACGCCGATGATCTTCGGTTTTGCGTCGCCGCTCTTCGGCACGGTAGGCGCCTTCCGCATGATCGGCGCCGCGGCTTTCGCCGTGTCGGCGCTGCTCTACTTCACTAAATGGCGCGGCGTGAAGTTCGAAAAATATTGATTTATTTCGCCTCGATGAGCGCGGCCATCAGGGCCGCCCTCATCGCAGGCGTCCTGAACGGATGCCCGACCGAGTCGACCTTTATCGTAATGCCGCGCGGGCTTTTAAGGAGCTTTATATAGAAATGCTGCTCGAAGCCCTCGTCCGCGGTGATCACGAGCATCAGCGCCGCGTCCTCGCCGGAGAGGAAGGCGTCGCGGTATACCCAGTGCCCGCTTCCATCCGCGGCGGCGCCCTCGCGCCCCTTCAACGCCTCCGCGACTTCCTTTACGTTTTTTTTCGTATCAGCTTCGCACCCCATCGGCCAGCTCTCCTCCTTTTTGATTTCTTCTTTAAGCGCTGTTTCCTTGCGCACCACCAGACGCCACGTGTCCTTGCCCATAGCCTTCCATTTGCGCTCGTATTTCGTGATATAGGGGCGTTCGGGATTCCTCTCCAGCGCTTGCGCCCGAAAGGATGGCGCCGCGTCGAAAGCCTCGGCCGCCTCTTTAGCGTACCATTCGACGTCGGTCGCCAACTCGAAGGCCCCGCCGGGAGCTATAAGATAATCCATCAGCCCCGAGAAGGAGGGCACGGTCACGCGGCGCTGAGCGTGGCGAGCCTTAGGCCACGGGCAGGGGAAGTTCATATAGACGCGCTGGGCGCTCTGCGGCGCAAAGCAGTGGCGCAGCAGGAAGCGCGCGTCGCCGTGCATCAGGCGCACGTTCTCCAGCCCGGCCGACATCACGCGGCGCGCGCCCTTGGCCGCGCAGAGCTGCGAGACCTCTATGCCGACGACTAAAGCGTCCGGGCTGCCCTTAGCGAGGAATTCAAGAAATTCCCCGTTGCCGAAGCCTATCTCGACAAGCAGGCGCTCGTGCGGGAATATCCCCTTCCAATCGACCGGCAGCTTTTCGTTTTGGGCGACGATCACTTTGTTAAGATTCCAAAACATTTCTTTCTCCGTTGTCACTGTTCTTCAAAACAAAGGCGGGCTCTTGCGCGAGCTCGAACCATTTTTCCAGCGGAAGCTCCTCCGCCCTCGCGGTCGGCTTCAGCGAGTGTCGCGAAAGTATGCGGAGCGCCGATTCCCTCGTCATGCCGCAGGAGGCGCACCAGTTGTTGCAGAGCGTCTTGCGCCTCTGCGTGAAGGAGCGCGCGAGCAGCGAGCGCCACGTACTGTCGTTCGCTATGTCCGCGTTCTTTTCGATTTTTATCTCAACGACGGCGGACATCACCTTCGGCCTGGGATGAAACGCCGCCGGCGGGACTTTGCGCAGCACGGCGGCGCTGCCCATCGCCTCGGCCGTTATTCCGAGCGGCGAGCGCTCCCTGCGGCACGCCGGCGAGACGACGCGCTCGGCCGCTTCGAGCTGCAGCATCAGCAGCATGTAATCCATGCCGCGCGGCGCGAGCCGCTCAAGGAAGGTCCAAATGAGCGGAGTCGTTATATGATACGGCAGGTTCGCGACTATCTTCGACGGGCGCTCGCCAAGCCCGCTTTCATAATCGAATCTCAGCGCGTCGCAGAAGATCGGGCGGCAGCGCCCGTCGTGCGACGCTATGTTTTCGAGGCGTTCGCGCAGCCGTTCGTCGACCTCGATGGCGTAAAGCCTCTTTAGCGGCGTCCTCAGAAGAGCGCGCGTGAGGACTCCGTCTCCGGGGCCGATCTCGAGGACGACGTCGCGGCCGGAAAGCCGCGCGCGTTCGGTGATGAAGTCGGCGAGGCTCTCGTCTATCAGAAAATTTTGTCCGATATCTGTGTTATGCACAAAGCGTTTTTTCTCAGCCACTTGCAACACGCACTTTCAGAAATTTGCGGCGGCAGACGCGCCGCTATGTATTTTATCATCGAAGGGGGATTTTATCATTGCGGTCCCGCGCATTTATCGGATAAAATAGAGCGCGGCTTTGAAGGAGTGAGTTTTCGCTGTGAAATACGACAATATAAGAAATTTCAGCATAATAGCCCACGTAGACCACGGAAAATCGACGCTCTCCGACCGTCTGCTCGAGGCTACGGGAACTATAGAAAAAAGAAATATGAAGGCGCAGCTTTTAGACCGGCTGGAGATAGAGCGCGAACGCGGCATAACGATAAAATCCGTCCCCGTGCGCATGGATTATAAAGCGGCCGACGGCGGGAACTATGTGCTGAATCTGATAGACACGCCGGGGCACGTGGACTTTTCCTACGAGGTCTCGCGCTCTCTTGCAGCGTGCGAGGGAGCCGTGCTCGTAGTCGACGCGGCGCAGGGCGTGGAGGCCCAGACCGTCGCGAACAGCTATCTCGCGGCAGACCTCGACCTTGAGCTCATCCCGGTGCTGAACAAGATAGACCTCCCTTCCGCCCACCCCGAGCAGGTGAAGCGCGAGCTCGAGGAGATCATAGGGATAGACGCCGGCGACGCGGTGCCCGTATCGGCGAAGACCGGCGAGGGCGTCCCGGAGTTGCTCGAACGAATCGTGCGCGACATCCCGGCGCCCTCCGGCGACGCATCGGCGCCGCTTCAGGCTCTTATTTTCGATTCGGTCTACGACAATTACCGCGGCGTAATCTGCTACGTGCGGGTCGTCAACGGGACTCTTTCAGCCGGGCAGAACGTCCGCTTCATGGCGACTGCGCAGGATTATGAGTTGACGGAGGTCGGAGTCTTCAAGCCCGAGATGATTCAGGTCGGGGCCCTCGGCCCGGGCGAGGTCGGCTACATCTGCGCCAGCATAAAGACCATCGACGAGGCGCGCGTCGGCGACACGGTGACGGAGAGCGCGAGGCCGGCCGCAGAACCCCTCGCCGGCTACAAAAAGGTGAAGCCTGTGGTCTTCTGCGGATTTTACCCGATAGAACGCGAGGACATAAACCAGCTGCGCGAAGCGCTGGAAAAGCTGCAGATCAACGACTCCGCGATCAGCTTCGAGCCGGAAAATTCCGCCGCGCTCGGCTTCGGCTTCCGCTGCGGCTTCCTCGGCCTACTGCATATGGAGATAGCGAAGGAGCGCCTCAGCCGCGAATTCGGCGTCGACCTCGTGGCTACGGCGCCGAACGTCGTCTATCAGATACTCCTCACGGACGGCTCCGTGAAAGAGGCGCACCGCCCGTCGGATTTTCCGGAACAGGTGCGCATCGAGGAGATTCGCGAGCCCTATATAAAGCTTTCGATATTCATGCCCGACCAGTTCGTCGGCGCCGCGATGCAACTCTGCCAAGAAAAGCGCGGCAGCTACTCCGGTATGGACTATATAGCGCCGGAGCGCGTACGCCTTACTTACGACATGCCGCTCGCCGAGTTCATTCTCGACTTCCACGACAGGCTCAAATCCTGCACGCGCGGATATGCGTCGCTCGACTACGAGCACGTCGGCTTCCGCGCGGCGAATCTCGTCAAGGTCGACGTGCTGCTGCAGGAGGAACCGGTGGACGCTTTTTCGTTCATATGCCACGCAGACCAGGCTTACCACAGGGGGCACGCAGTGGTCGGCAAGCTCAAGGAGCTCATCCCGCGTCAGCTCTTCGAAGTGCCGGTGCAGGCGGCGGTCGGCAAAAAGGTCATCGTGCGCATGAACATAAAGGCCGTGCGCAAGGACGTCCTCGCTAAATGCTACGGCGGCGACGTCACGCGGAAGCGCAAGCTGCTCGAAAAGCAAAAGGAGGGCAAGAAGCGCATGAAGCAGGTGGGACACGTTTCGATCCCGCAGGAGGCCTTCCTCGCCTTCATGGACGTTACGAAGTCCGAGGAAAATTAGCGCGGCCGATGCCCCCGAAATCCCTTTATATCCACGTGCCCTTCTGCGAGCGTAAGTGCGCCTACTGCGCGTTTGCAAGCGCCGTGCCGAAAAAGGGGGAGCGCGGGCTTTATCTGGAAGCGCTTGCCAAGGAGTTCGACATCCGCCTGCGGGGAACGCGGCTGAAGCTTGAGACCTGCTACGTCGGAGGCGGCACGCCTACGGCGCTTTCTCCGGCGCAGTGGAATTCGCTCGTCGCCACAGTAGAAAAACATTTCGACTTCGCGCCCGCCGCCGAGGTCACAGTCGAGGCCAATCCTAATTCTCTAACCGCGGAACACCTGAAGATATGGCGCGACTGGCGCGTCACGCGCGTCAGCATAGGAGTCCAGAGCTTCGACGACGCAGAGCTGAAGCTGATGGGGCGTCTGCACGACGCCGACGGGGCGCGGCGCGCGATCGCAGCGGCGCTTTCCTGCGGCTTCGACGTCGGCGCCGATCTCATCTTCGGGCTGCCGCGCCAGACCTTCCGCGGATGGGGGCTCACGCTGCACGAAGCGGCGCACCGCGGCTTGTCGCATATCTCTTTGTATCAGCTGACTCTTGAAGAAGGCACGCCTTGGGCGTCGCTCGACGAAAAGCTGCTCGGCGACGGCTACGCCGCCTACCGCTGGGCGCAGTGGTACCTTCCGCGCAGGGGATATGCGCAGTACGAGGTCGCAAACTTCGCCGTGCCCGGACGCGAGAGCCGCCACAACGCAAATTACTGGC is a genomic window of Synergistes jonesii containing:
- the fusA gene encoding elongation factor G; translation: MGTRKPEDIRSIALISHGGAGKTTLNEAFLFDAGLISRMGRIEDKNTVSDFDSEEQKRGISISTSLSTIPYKNKTLYILDTPGFADFVGEQRCAMRVADGAVVLVNATAGVEVQTQSVWEFAQYYETPACFFISKLDRENTDFDDVVADIQENISKNAVPLYLPVGNQLNFKGVVNVLTKKAYMYKGDGGKEFTEGDVPADMADAVEAAREALIERAVEADDEIMMRYLDGEEISLDELLAVLRKAVCARQLFPIIPGSGSANIGVTQLMDLIADYMPSPKDMLNRTALKGEEVVNVPPDEDGPFLGFVFKVMVDPYVGKLSFVKVFSGKLTSDQSVYNVTEEQEERISSFRFMRGKESVEGKEIVLGDIVAIPKLESTIAGDTLGTKGETLQFRPIQFPKPVYSVAVMPKSRADEDKLGNAIAKMLKEDRTLSFVKDPKTNDAVLSGMGDMHLDIMLSKIKERYKVDLDTRLPKVPYRETIRKKASAQGKHKKQSGGRGQYGDVWFELAPLEKNAGIEFIDRVVGGAVPKNYIPAAEKGLREAAARGYLAGYPATDFSCAIFDGSYHEVDSSEMAFKIAASLAFKNCMEKANPVIMEPVMNVEVTVPEECLGDVMGDFNSRRGRIMGIDSEGKLQIVKAQCPLSEMFRYAIILRSMTSGRGSFSMEYSHYEELPPDIEKKVIEQAAQERKEEEE
- a CDS encoding MFS transporter, coding for MSKKNAQIFLIFIAYYSISCLSNAYFLFGPFYEKLGATPREVGLFFSVFYLVMLLCRPLGSAVMERLDIRRTMIASAVMSAAATAGVALSLGNATLLIFFRALTGVGVSVMIVANIAAQSILLDDEKTRGVGIALFTTGSMFPIATAVPLCEWFLSRGWDGAFIWTPVVFSLLCAGASFFVEDLKYSAKSGKEWGGYSDLFKSRGVMLLLATAAVMSLADTMTLSLASLAEELGVAASCFMVAEAISAVFIRTAGFRFVSRVPRTKLAAPAAALMGFILVAVSFSGSPITFAICGLLFGFGIGVGFPTALSLVGDMLPMRYYPKATGLVLLVIDIGWMATPMIFGFASPLFGTVGAFRMIGAAAFAVSALLYFTKWRGVKFEKY
- the trmB gene encoding tRNA (guanosine(46)-N7)-methyltransferase TrmB, with amino-acid sequence MFWNLNKVIVAQNEKLPVDWKGIFPHERLLVEIGFGNGEFLEFLAKGSPDALVVGIEVSQLCAAKGARRVMSAGLENVRLMHGDARFLLRHCFAPQSAQRVYMNFPCPWPKARHAQRRVTVPSFSGLMDYLIAPGGAFELATDVEWYAKEAAEAFDAAPSFRAQALERNPERPYITKYERKWKAMGKDTWRLVVRKETALKEEIKKEESWPMGCEADTKKNVKEVAEALKGREGAAADGSGHWVYRDAFLSGEDAALMLVITADEGFEQHFYIKLLKSPRGITIKVDSVGHPFRTPAMRAALMAALIEAK
- the rsmA gene encoding 16S rRNA (adenine(1518)-N(6)/adenine(1519)-N(6))-dimethyltransferase RsmA, producing the protein MAEKKRFVHNTDIGQNFLIDESLADFITERARLSGRDVVLEIGPGDGVLTRALLRTPLKRLYAIEVDERLRERLENIASHDGRCRPIFCDALRFDYESGLGERPSKIVANLPYHITTPLIWTFLERLAPRGMDYMLLMLQLEAAERVVSPACRRERSPLGITAEAMGSAAVLRKVPPAAFHPRPKVMSAVVEIKIEKNADIANDSTWRSLLARSFTQRRKTLCNNWCASCGMTRESALRILSRHSLKPTARAEELPLEKWFELAQEPAFVLKNSDNGERNVLES
- the lepA gene encoding translation elongation factor 4 yields the protein MKYDNIRNFSIIAHVDHGKSTLSDRLLEATGTIEKRNMKAQLLDRLEIERERGITIKSVPVRMDYKAADGGNYVLNLIDTPGHVDFSYEVSRSLAACEGAVLVVDAAQGVEAQTVANSYLAADLDLELIPVLNKIDLPSAHPEQVKRELEEIIGIDAGDAVPVSAKTGEGVPELLERIVRDIPAPSGDASAPLQALIFDSVYDNYRGVICYVRVVNGTLSAGQNVRFMATAQDYELTEVGVFKPEMIQVGALGPGEVGYICASIKTIDEARVGDTVTESARPAAEPLAGYKKVKPVVFCGFYPIEREDINQLREALEKLQINDSAISFEPENSAALGFGFRCGFLGLLHMEIAKERLSREFGVDLVATAPNVVYQILLTDGSVKEAHRPSDFPEQVRIEEIREPYIKLSIFMPDQFVGAAMQLCQEKRGSYSGMDYIAPERVRLTYDMPLAEFILDFHDRLKSCTRGYASLDYEHVGFRAANLVKVDVLLQEEPVDAFSFICHADQAYHRGHAVVGKLKELIPRQLFEVPVQAAVGKKVIVRMNIKAVRKDVLAKCYGGDVTRKRKLLEKQKEGKKRMKQVGHVSIPQEAFLAFMDVTKSEEN
- the hemW gene encoding radical SAM family heme chaperone HemW: MPPKSLYIHVPFCERKCAYCAFASAVPKKGERGLYLEALAKEFDIRLRGTRLKLETCYVGGGTPTALSPAQWNSLVATVEKHFDFAPAAEVTVEANPNSLTAEHLKIWRDWRVTRVSIGVQSFDDAELKLMGRLHDADGARRAIAAALSCGFDVGADLIFGLPRQTFRGWGLTLHEAAHRGLSHISLYQLTLEEGTPWASLDEKLLGDGYAAYRWAQWYLPRRGYAQYEVANFAVPGRESRHNANYWREGEYIGAGPAAVSYTAGLRSKNYGSLARYAKSLEEGALPIEESEELTAEKSAREAAVLALRMTEGVFAENFIKRYGEKNYRSVCSAMQKFPRALYEIDNRGIRLTKKGMRVANIIWSEII